A segment of the Candidatus Delongbacteria bacterium genome:
CCGCCGTTCCAGGCGGACAACAAGCATCCGACAATCACGACCCCCTCGATCCGGAGAAAGCCCGCGGACTCAGGGCCCTGAAACGGGTATTCGCTCTCGAGTACGTGCTGCAGGGCCTGGCCAATCCCTTTCAGGGCATCACCTATCAGCCCTTCTTCCGGCACTTCACGGTGGACTATGGATTGAGTCCGGCGGCCACCCAGCTGTATTTCTCCCAGTCCTACCTGGCCTGGAGCTTCAAGCCGATCATTGGTTTCCTGATTGACGCCTGGGGTCGCACACGCGTGATCCTGCTCAGCCTGCTGACCATGGCCGTGGCCGGTTATCTGCTGACTCCCCTGGTGGACCTGAGCGCCCAGCTCTTCTTCTATTTCATGTTCCTGCTCTCTGTGGTGCTGGCCGCCACCGATGTGGCCGTGGACCGTGCCACCGTGGTGGCCGGCGAGGAAGAAGCCCAGGCCACCGGCCGCAGCCGCGCCTCGACCGTGGGTCTCAACCAGGCCATCTGCTGGACCGCGATCTACGGCACCGGGATTCTGGCCGCCGTGTCCGGTGGCTGGATCGCCGACCACGTGCAGTTCCACTGGCTGATGCTCGGGCTGGCGATCGTGCCCCTGGCCGTGCTCGCCGCGGTGTGGTTCCTGCCCAGAGACAAGGCGGTGCCGATTCCCCTGGGCCATTCGATCAACAACTTCTGGGAAGGGCTGAACACAGGGCCCGTGCTGTGGATCATCGTGTTCTATTTTCTCTTCCACTTCCAGCCGGCCATGGGTGCGCTCTGGACCAATTACCTGCTGGACTCCCTGCACTTCACGCAGACCGAAGCGGGCATCGGCGACGGGGCCAGCAATCTGGGGCTGTTCCTGGGTGTCATCATCTTCGCCTGGCTGGGTGTGCGCTGGCAGGACCGGATGGGGCTCAAGAACCTGTTCAAGATCTACATCCTGCTCAGCATCGTGATCAACCTGACCCAGTATCTGGTGGTGGACCCCTGGTTCAGCCGGATCACGGGCGGCCTGCATACCATGCTGCCCTTCCTGCCGGAAAGCAGCGTGCGCCTGGGCTACATGTGTGTCTACAATTTCGTGCTGGCCACGGTGACCGGCCTGATCCGGATGAGTACCTTCAGCCTGGTGGGTGCGGTGATCCCGGTTGCCGCGGCGGGCAGTCTTTTCGCCGGATTCATGAGCGTGGCCAATCTGGCCTATTCCTTCTCCTATTCCAGCGGCGCCTGGCTGTACGACAACGGGTTGGCGCTGGGTTTCATGCGTGTGATCCAGGAAAGTGTCTTTGACCTTCCGGCCCGATCAGGAGCCCCCCTGTCGATCCAGATGCTGATTCTGATCGGCTCGCTGGCCTACCTGCTCAGTTTCTTCGCGGCGCACATGTTGCCCGACCTGAAACGCACGGTCAGCGGACACGTGGAGGACGCCGGGGACATCGGAGCCGCACAGCACCGCCAGCTCGATGCCAACCTGCGCACCGTGGTGAATTCGCTGTCGCTGCTGTCCGGGCTGGCCGGCTTCCTCTGGGGCTGGAAACTGCTTGGTCTCAATCCCATTTCCGCAGCCCTGATGAGTTTCTTCCTGATCACCTTCCTGCGCAAGCTGGTGCTCGACTCGGCCTGGAAACGCGCCCGGAACGCCTGAAACGACTCGACGGACATGCGATGATCACAAGGCGCGGGGCTTGCCCCGCGCCTTCGCTTTTTCGGTCAATCCGGGGAGATTCCTCGCCCGCAGCCGCCAACCTTCTTCCTGGAGATGCTGCGGCGTCCCGCGGCATGATCATTGTCATGATTGTCCGCTCCCGATTGCCATTCCTTGGGCCTTCGTTCTTCAGTCCAACCCCACAACAATGGAACGGCCATGAGCATCAGTCAACTGGCGCGGAGCATTTCAGCTCCCCCGACCCTGGTCATGAATGAGAAAGCGCGCGTGCTGCGGGAAGCCGGCCAGCCCCTGATCAACCTCAGTTCGGGCGAACCCATGAGCAAGACGCCCATCGACGCCGTGCGCGCGGCGTCGGCCCAGCTGGTGTCCGCCGACATCCGCTACACCCCCACCGACGGGACTCCCGCGCTCAAGCGTGCGATCCTGCGCTACACCGAGGACAACTACGGCCTGGTGCTGGCCCCCGAGAACGTGGTGGTCAGCGCGGGTGCCAAGCAGAGTCTGGCCGGGATCCTGGCCACCCTGCTGGATCCCCAGGACGAAGTGGTGATTCTGGCCCCCTACTGGGTCAGCTATCCCGAGCTGGTGAAGATGTATTACGCCAAGCCGGTGATCGTGCATCCCGAGGACGGGCGCTTTCACCCGCGCATGCAGGAAATCATGGCCAGCGTCACGGGTTACACCAAGGCGCTGATCGTGAACAGCCCCAACAATCCCTCGGGGGCCGTCTACTCGGCGGAATTCATTCAGGAGCTGGTGGAGTTCTGCGAGAAGATGGGCATCTGGCTGATCGTGGACGACATCTACCACAAGCTGGTCTTCGACGGACATCCCTGGACGCCCGCCAACCGTTTCGCGAAGAAGAGCTTCGACGACGGTCGCATGATCATCGTGAACGGTGTGTCCAAGCTCTACGGCATGACCGGTTTCCGCATCGGCTGGAGCCTGCTGCCGCGCAAGGTCCAGGACGTGATGGTGAACGTGCAGGCCCAGACCGCGAGCTGCGCCTCGGCCCTCTCGCAGGCGGGAGCCGTGGGAGCTCTCAACGGTCTGCAGGGGTCCATCGAGAACCTGCGTCTCAGCCTGCAGAACACCTCGCGTGTGATGAACCGCGAGCTGCAGGCCTTCAAGAATGTGATCCTGCAGGAACCGGAAGGCACGTTCTATTGCCTGGCGGACTTCAGCGCCTACGAGAAGGATTCGGTGAAACTGGCCGAACTCCTGCTGGACAAGGTGATGGTGGTCACGGTCCCCGGCGTGAGCTTCGGTGCCGAAGGGCATCTGCGGCTTTCGACCTGTGGCACGGTGAAACAGATCATGGAAGGAATCGCACGCATCAAGTGGGTGCTGGATCCCGATTCCCCCAACGAGATCTTCATCGGCGACCGCAAGCTCGTGCGCAACTGGTAACCAGGAACACTCCCATGATCAACTATCTGAAAATCAGCAGCCCGGCCGCGGCGATCGCCCGGGAACTCAAGAGCGATTACGGCCTGGTGAATCACGGCCTTGCCAACCTGGGTACCGTCTACTGGAACCTGCCCGAGCCCGCCCTCTACGAGGAAATCCTCTTCCGTCGTGAGGGGCGCATCAGTCAGGAAGGCCCGATCGTGGTCAACACGGGCACCCATACCGCGCGTGCGGCCAACGACAAGTTCGTGGTGCTGGAAGCCTCCTCGGACCCCGAGGTCTGGTGGGGCCAGTACAATCGGCCCTTCTCAAGCCAGAAGTTCAGTGAGGTGCTCAACCGCCTGCAGGCTTTCATGCAGGAGCGGGATCTCTTTGTCCAGGATGGCTGGGGCGGGGCCGATCCGCAGTACCGCCTGCCGATCCGCGTGATCACCGAGTACGCCTGGCACAGCCTCTTCGCGCGCAACATGTTCATTCCACTTGACGGTGCCGACGAGTACCGGCGCCACGTGCCGGACTTCACCATCATCAGCATGCCCAGTTTCAAGGCCATTCCCGAGCTGGACGGCACGCGCAGTGACACCTTCATCCTGCTTTCCTTCGACCACCGCCTGGCCATCATCGGCGGCACCGGTTACGGGGGCGAGATCAAGAAGAGTGTGTTCACCGTGC
Coding sequences within it:
- a CDS encoding MFS transporter yields the protein MSDSQSAQGTAVPGGQQASDNHDPLDPEKARGLRALKRVFALEYVLQGLANPFQGITYQPFFRHFTVDYGLSPAATQLYFSQSYLAWSFKPIIGFLIDAWGRTRVILLSLLTMAVAGYLLTPLVDLSAQLFFYFMFLLSVVLAATDVAVDRATVVAGEEEAQATGRSRASTVGLNQAICWTAIYGTGILAAVSGGWIADHVQFHWLMLGLAIVPLAVLAAVWFLPRDKAVPIPLGHSINNFWEGLNTGPVLWIIVFYFLFHFQPAMGALWTNYLLDSLHFTQTEAGIGDGASNLGLFLGVIIFAWLGVRWQDRMGLKNLFKIYILLSIVINLTQYLVVDPWFSRITGGLHTMLPFLPESSVRLGYMCVYNFVLATVTGLIRMSTFSLVGAVIPVAAAGSLFAGFMSVANLAYSFSYSSGAWLYDNGLALGFMRVIQESVFDLPARSGAPLSIQMLILIGSLAYLLSFFAAHMLPDLKRTVSGHVEDAGDIGAAQHRQLDANLRTVVNSLSLLSGLAGFLWGWKLLGLNPISAALMSFFLITFLRKLVLDSAWKRARNA
- a CDS encoding aminotransferase class I/II-fold pyridoxal phosphate-dependent enzyme; amino-acid sequence: MSISQLARSISAPPTLVMNEKARVLREAGQPLINLSSGEPMSKTPIDAVRAASAQLVSADIRYTPTDGTPALKRAILRYTEDNYGLVLAPENVVVSAGAKQSLAGILATLLDPQDEVVILAPYWVSYPELVKMYYAKPVIVHPEDGRFHPRMQEIMASVTGYTKALIVNSPNNPSGAVYSAEFIQELVEFCEKMGIWLIVDDIYHKLVFDGHPWTPANRFAKKSFDDGRMIIVNGVSKLYGMTGFRIGWSLLPRKVQDVMVNVQAQTASCASALSQAGAVGALNGLQGSIENLRLSLQNTSRVMNRELQAFKNVILQEPEGTFYCLADFSAYEKDSVKLAELLLDKVMVVTVPGVSFGAEGHLRLSTCGTVKQIMEGIARIKWVLDPDSPNEIFIGDRKLVRNW